Proteins co-encoded in one Pocillopora verrucosa isolate sample1 chromosome 1, ASM3666991v2, whole genome shotgun sequence genomic window:
- the LOC131798381 gene encoding phosphatidylinositol 4-phosphate 5-kinase type-1 alpha isoform X3, which produces MATGLSLNLEPAKGTNSYKVTLANSSVKPKTKPAPLEMSRTQSFTSTDKEKNPPTPRSKIGHRRVDETGETTYKKTPSSALMAAIQLGIGFTVGRLSAKPERDVLMQDFAEVETVIFPSEGSRETPSHRFSDFKFKSYSPVAFRYFRDLFLMNPAEFMMALCNEPLVELTNSGASGSLFYVTNDDEFIVKTVQHKEAEFLQKLLPGYYLNLNQNKRTLLPKFFGLYCYQCGGKNIRLVIMNNLLPRGYKIHFKYDLKGSTYKRKASKAERAKETPTLKDLDFLNDHPEGLFLEPETYNAVMRTIQRDCRVLQSFKIMDYSLLLAIHKVEETSTNVVARYKRSNSEPATDKPTTRVETPSGHLSSPTDDTTLMTSGNGQWETRARSPESSSTSLSRTRSLKGREGFSSAWEAITVGNETEERPVGGIPARNAKGERLVLFLGIIDILQSYRIVKKLEHGWKALLHDGDTVSVHRPSFYCTRFQEFMSNFVFKKSAAKASPRKRTAGGSIHRVRSVSENDRTNRERTLTNDSSTSDKGRSRSFTEADKPVEKTSLKKTPSSGNGGQTADESATDKKVIVVDPKDVFLEAEGPTHSAQASTASQETGSAAAHSCLRRQVSFQLPEEGDVIEEK; this is translated from the exons ATGGCGACTGGGCTGAGCCTGAATTTGGAACCAG cgAAAGGGACAAACTCATATAAAGTAACGCTGGCGAACTCATCAGTTAAGCCGAAGACCAAACCAGCACCTTTGGAG ATGTCTCGAACACAGTCCTTCACATCGactgacaaagaaaagaatCCTCCCACCCCACGTTCCAAGATTGGACATCGCAGGGTAGATGAAACAGGAGAAACCACATACAAAAAG ACTCCCTCATCAGCGCTTATGGCAGCCATTCAACTTGGGATTGGATTCACT GTTGGAAGACTATCAGCTAAACCAGAGCGAGATGTGTTGATGCAAGATTTTGCAGAAGTAGAAACTGTTATATTTCCAAG tgaaGGATCAAGAGAGACCCCATCCCATCGGTTTAgtgattttaaattcaaatcatACTCTCCAGTTGCTTTTAG ATATTTTCGGGATTTGTTTTTGATGAACCCTGCTGAATTTATG ATGGCACTATGTAATGAACCGTTGGTGGAGCTTACTAATTCAGGAGCTAGTGGTTCCCTGTTTTATGTTACAAATGATGACGAATTTATTGTGAAAACTGTTCAACACAAGGAGGCAGAATTTCTTCAGAAATTGTTGCCTGGATATTATTTA AATTTAAATCAGAACAAAAGAACATTGTTGCCAAAGTTTTTTGGCTTATACTGTTATCAG tgtGGGGGAAAGAATATCAGATTAGTAATAATGAACAACCTCCTACCTCGAGGatacaaaatacattttaaatatgACCTTAAG GGCTCAACATACAAAAGAAAAGCATCAAAGGCAGAAAGAGCCAAAGAAACACCTACACTTAAAGACTTGGATTTTTTGAATGATCACCCAGAG GGCCTTTTTCTTGAACCAGAAACTTACAATGCAGTAATGAGGACAATCCAACGAGATTGTAGA GTATTACAAAGCTTCAAAATCATGGATTACAGTCTCCTTCTTGCCATTCATAAAGTAGAAGAGACTAGTACGAATGTTGTAGCGAGATATAAAAGATCGAACAGTGAACCTGCGACTGATAAACCAACAACCAGAGTAGAGACTCCATCAGGTCATCTATCTTCCCCCACTGATGATACAACCCTCATGACATCTGGCAATGGACAGTGGGAAACAAGAGCTCGTAGTCCTG AGAGCAGCAGCACATCTCTGTCACGTACTCGAAGTTTAAAAGGAAGAGAAGGCTTCAGTTCAGCTTGGGAAGCAATCACTGTAGGAAATGAAACAGAAGAGAGACC GGTTGGTGGTATTCCAGCTCGTAACGCCAAGGGAGAACGTTTGGTTCTATTTCTTGGAATCATAGATATCCTACAAAGTTACAG AATAGTAAAGAAACTAGAACACGGTTGGAAGGCTCTTCTTCATGATGGG GACACAGTGTCAGTCCACAGACCATCATTTTACTGCACAAGATTCCAAGAATTTATGTCCAACTTCGTGTTCAAGAAATCAGCAG CTAAAGCGTCTCCACGGAAGCGTACCGCGGGAGGGTCCATCCATCGTGTTCGTTCCGTGTCAGAGAACGATCGAACCAACCGAGAAAGAACGTTGACTAATGATAGTAGCACATCCGATAAGGGAAGATCAAGATCATTTACAGAAGCTGATAAACCTGTTGAGAAAACAAGTCTGAAAAAAACACCTAGTAGCGGAAATGGCGGCCAAACGGCCGACGAAAGTGCTACAGATAAAAAAGTAATCGTTGTTG ATCCTAAAGACGTCTTTCTAGAAGCAGAGGGACCGACTCACTCGGCTCAGGCCTCGACGGCCAGTCAAGAGACT GGAAGCGCTGCAGCTCACAGCTGTCTTCGCCGGCAAGTCAGCTTCCAACTACCTGAAGAAGGAGACGTTATAGAAGAGAAATGA
- the LOC131798381 gene encoding phosphatidylinositol 4-phosphate 5-kinase type-1 alpha isoform X1, producing the protein MATGLSLNLEPAKGTNSYKVTLANSSVKPKTKPAPLEMSRTQSFTSTDKEKNPPTPRSKIGHRRVDETGETTYKKTPSSALMAAIQLGIGFTVGRLSAKPERDVLMQDFAEVETVIFPSEGSRETPSHRFSDFKFKSYSPVAFRYFRDLFLMNPAEFMMALCNEPLVELTNSGASGSLFYVTNDDEFIVKTVQHKEAEFLQKLLPGYYLNLNQNKRTLLPKFFGLYCYQCGGKNIRLVIMNNLLPRGYKIHFKYDLKGSTYKRKASKAERAKETPTLKDLDFLNDHPEGLFLEPETYNAVMRTIQRDCRVLQSFKIMDYSLLLAIHKVEETSTNVVARYKRSNSEPATDKPTTRVETPSGHLSSPTDDTTLMTSGNGQWETRARSPESSSTSLSRTRSLKGREGFSSAWEAITVGNETEERPVGGIPARNAKGERLVLFLGIIDILQSYRIVKKLEHGWKALLHDGDTVSVHRPSFYCTRFQEFMSNFVFKKSAAKASPRKRTAGGSIHRVRSVSENDRTNRERTLTNDSSTSDKGRSRSFTEADKPVEKTSLKKTPSSGNGGQTADESATDKKVIVVDPKDVFLEAEGPTHSAQASTASQETVSNQHSPHTSDTAEQPTSTAPSEKHETASDTKVEENRVEDNSKILLTENNVDDTINETKR; encoded by the exons ATGGCGACTGGGCTGAGCCTGAATTTGGAACCAG cgAAAGGGACAAACTCATATAAAGTAACGCTGGCGAACTCATCAGTTAAGCCGAAGACCAAACCAGCACCTTTGGAG ATGTCTCGAACACAGTCCTTCACATCGactgacaaagaaaagaatCCTCCCACCCCACGTTCCAAGATTGGACATCGCAGGGTAGATGAAACAGGAGAAACCACATACAAAAAG ACTCCCTCATCAGCGCTTATGGCAGCCATTCAACTTGGGATTGGATTCACT GTTGGAAGACTATCAGCTAAACCAGAGCGAGATGTGTTGATGCAAGATTTTGCAGAAGTAGAAACTGTTATATTTCCAAG tgaaGGATCAAGAGAGACCCCATCCCATCGGTTTAgtgattttaaattcaaatcatACTCTCCAGTTGCTTTTAG ATATTTTCGGGATTTGTTTTTGATGAACCCTGCTGAATTTATG ATGGCACTATGTAATGAACCGTTGGTGGAGCTTACTAATTCAGGAGCTAGTGGTTCCCTGTTTTATGTTACAAATGATGACGAATTTATTGTGAAAACTGTTCAACACAAGGAGGCAGAATTTCTTCAGAAATTGTTGCCTGGATATTATTTA AATTTAAATCAGAACAAAAGAACATTGTTGCCAAAGTTTTTTGGCTTATACTGTTATCAG tgtGGGGGAAAGAATATCAGATTAGTAATAATGAACAACCTCCTACCTCGAGGatacaaaatacattttaaatatgACCTTAAG GGCTCAACATACAAAAGAAAAGCATCAAAGGCAGAAAGAGCCAAAGAAACACCTACACTTAAAGACTTGGATTTTTTGAATGATCACCCAGAG GGCCTTTTTCTTGAACCAGAAACTTACAATGCAGTAATGAGGACAATCCAACGAGATTGTAGA GTATTACAAAGCTTCAAAATCATGGATTACAGTCTCCTTCTTGCCATTCATAAAGTAGAAGAGACTAGTACGAATGTTGTAGCGAGATATAAAAGATCGAACAGTGAACCTGCGACTGATAAACCAACAACCAGAGTAGAGACTCCATCAGGTCATCTATCTTCCCCCACTGATGATACAACCCTCATGACATCTGGCAATGGACAGTGGGAAACAAGAGCTCGTAGTCCTG AGAGCAGCAGCACATCTCTGTCACGTACTCGAAGTTTAAAAGGAAGAGAAGGCTTCAGTTCAGCTTGGGAAGCAATCACTGTAGGAAATGAAACAGAAGAGAGACC GGTTGGTGGTATTCCAGCTCGTAACGCCAAGGGAGAACGTTTGGTTCTATTTCTTGGAATCATAGATATCCTACAAAGTTACAG AATAGTAAAGAAACTAGAACACGGTTGGAAGGCTCTTCTTCATGATGGG GACACAGTGTCAGTCCACAGACCATCATTTTACTGCACAAGATTCCAAGAATTTATGTCCAACTTCGTGTTCAAGAAATCAGCAG CTAAAGCGTCTCCACGGAAGCGTACCGCGGGAGGGTCCATCCATCGTGTTCGTTCCGTGTCAGAGAACGATCGAACCAACCGAGAAAGAACGTTGACTAATGATAGTAGCACATCCGATAAGGGAAGATCAAGATCATTTACAGAAGCTGATAAACCTGTTGAGAAAACAAGTCTGAAAAAAACACCTAGTAGCGGAAATGGCGGCCAAACGGCCGACGAAAGTGCTACAGATAAAAAAGTAATCGTTGTTG ATCCTAAAGACGTCTTTCTAGAAGCAGAGGGACCGACTCACTCGGCTCAGGCCTCGACGGCCAGTCAAGAGACTGTAAGTAACCAACACAGTCCACACACCAGTGATACCGCTGAACAGCCAACATCGACAGCACCTAGTGAAAAACATGAAACAGCGAGTGATACCAAAGTGGAAGAAAATCGAGTCGAAGATAATTCAAAAATTTTACTTACCGAAAACAATGTGGACGACACAATAAATGAAAC AAAGCGATGA
- the LOC131798381 gene encoding phosphatidylinositol 4-phosphate 5-kinase type-1 alpha isoform X4 produces the protein MATGLSLNLEPAKGTNSYKVTLANSSVKPKTKPAPLEMSRTQSFTSTDKEKNPPTPRSKIGHRRVDETGETTYKKTPSSALMAAIQLGIGFTVGRLSAKPERDVLMQDFAEVETVIFPSEGSRETPSHRFSDFKFKSYSPVAFRYFRDLFLMNPAEFMMALCNEPLVELTNSGASGSLFYVTNDDEFIVKTVQHKEAEFLQKLLPGYYLNLNQNKRTLLPKFFGLYCYQCGGKNIRLVIMNNLLPRGYKIHFKYDLKGSTYKRKASKAERAKETPTLKDLDFLNDHPEGLFLEPETYNAVMRTIQRDCRVLQSFKIMDYSLLLAIHKVEETSTNVVARYKRSNSEPATDKPTTRVETPSGHLSSPTDDTTLMTSGNGQWETRARSPESSSTSLSRTRSLKGREGFSSAWEAITVGNETEERPVGGIPARNAKGERLVLFLGIIDILQSYRIVKKLEHGWKALLHDGDTVSVHRPSFYCTRFQEFMSNFVFKKSAAKASPRKRTAGGSIHRVRSVSENDRTNRERTLTNDSSTSDKGRSRSFTEADKPVEKTSLKKTPSSGNGGQTADESATDKKVIVVDPKDVFLEAEGPTHSAQASTASQETKAMNH, from the exons ATGGCGACTGGGCTGAGCCTGAATTTGGAACCAG cgAAAGGGACAAACTCATATAAAGTAACGCTGGCGAACTCATCAGTTAAGCCGAAGACCAAACCAGCACCTTTGGAG ATGTCTCGAACACAGTCCTTCACATCGactgacaaagaaaagaatCCTCCCACCCCACGTTCCAAGATTGGACATCGCAGGGTAGATGAAACAGGAGAAACCACATACAAAAAG ACTCCCTCATCAGCGCTTATGGCAGCCATTCAACTTGGGATTGGATTCACT GTTGGAAGACTATCAGCTAAACCAGAGCGAGATGTGTTGATGCAAGATTTTGCAGAAGTAGAAACTGTTATATTTCCAAG tgaaGGATCAAGAGAGACCCCATCCCATCGGTTTAgtgattttaaattcaaatcatACTCTCCAGTTGCTTTTAG ATATTTTCGGGATTTGTTTTTGATGAACCCTGCTGAATTTATG ATGGCACTATGTAATGAACCGTTGGTGGAGCTTACTAATTCAGGAGCTAGTGGTTCCCTGTTTTATGTTACAAATGATGACGAATTTATTGTGAAAACTGTTCAACACAAGGAGGCAGAATTTCTTCAGAAATTGTTGCCTGGATATTATTTA AATTTAAATCAGAACAAAAGAACATTGTTGCCAAAGTTTTTTGGCTTATACTGTTATCAG tgtGGGGGAAAGAATATCAGATTAGTAATAATGAACAACCTCCTACCTCGAGGatacaaaatacattttaaatatgACCTTAAG GGCTCAACATACAAAAGAAAAGCATCAAAGGCAGAAAGAGCCAAAGAAACACCTACACTTAAAGACTTGGATTTTTTGAATGATCACCCAGAG GGCCTTTTTCTTGAACCAGAAACTTACAATGCAGTAATGAGGACAATCCAACGAGATTGTAGA GTATTACAAAGCTTCAAAATCATGGATTACAGTCTCCTTCTTGCCATTCATAAAGTAGAAGAGACTAGTACGAATGTTGTAGCGAGATATAAAAGATCGAACAGTGAACCTGCGACTGATAAACCAACAACCAGAGTAGAGACTCCATCAGGTCATCTATCTTCCCCCACTGATGATACAACCCTCATGACATCTGGCAATGGACAGTGGGAAACAAGAGCTCGTAGTCCTG AGAGCAGCAGCACATCTCTGTCACGTACTCGAAGTTTAAAAGGAAGAGAAGGCTTCAGTTCAGCTTGGGAAGCAATCACTGTAGGAAATGAAACAGAAGAGAGACC GGTTGGTGGTATTCCAGCTCGTAACGCCAAGGGAGAACGTTTGGTTCTATTTCTTGGAATCATAGATATCCTACAAAGTTACAG AATAGTAAAGAAACTAGAACACGGTTGGAAGGCTCTTCTTCATGATGGG GACACAGTGTCAGTCCACAGACCATCATTTTACTGCACAAGATTCCAAGAATTTATGTCCAACTTCGTGTTCAAGAAATCAGCAG CTAAAGCGTCTCCACGGAAGCGTACCGCGGGAGGGTCCATCCATCGTGTTCGTTCCGTGTCAGAGAACGATCGAACCAACCGAGAAAGAACGTTGACTAATGATAGTAGCACATCCGATAAGGGAAGATCAAGATCATTTACAGAAGCTGATAAACCTGTTGAGAAAACAAGTCTGAAAAAAACACCTAGTAGCGGAAATGGCGGCCAAACGGCCGACGAAAGTGCTACAGATAAAAAAGTAATCGTTGTTG ATCCTAAAGACGTCTTTCTAGAAGCAGAGGGACCGACTCACTCGGCTCAGGCCTCGACGGCCAGTCAAGAGACT AAAGCGATGAACCACTAA
- the LOC131798381 gene encoding phosphatidylinositol 4-phosphate 5-kinase type-1 alpha isoform X2 produces MATGLSLNLEPAKGTNSYKVTLANSSVKPKTKPAPLEMSRTQSFTSTDKEKNPPTPRSKIGHRRVDETGETTYKKTPSSALMAAIQLGIGFTVGRLSAKPERDVLMQDFAEVETVIFPSEGSRETPSHRFSDFKFKSYSPVAFRYFRDLFLMNPAEFMMALCNEPLVELTNSGASGSLFYVTNDDEFIVKTVQHKEAEFLQKLLPGYYLNLNQNKRTLLPKFFGLYCYQCGGKNIRLVIMNNLLPRGYKIHFKYDLKGSTYKRKASKAERAKETPTLKDLDFLNDHPEGLFLEPETYNAVMRTIQRDCRVLQSFKIMDYSLLLAIHKVEETSTNVVARYKRSNSEPATDKPTTRVETPSGHLSSPTDDTTLMTSGNGQWETRARSPESSSTSLSRTRSLKGREGFSSAWEAITVGNETEERPVGGIPARNAKGERLVLFLGIIDILQSYRIVKKLEHGWKALLHDGDTVSVHRPSFYCTRFQEFMSNFVFKKSAAKASPRKRTAGGSIHRVRSVSENDRTNRERTLTNDSSTSDKGRSRSFTEADKPVEKTSLKKTPSSGNGGQTADESATDKKVIVVDPKDVFLEAEGPTHSAQASTASQETVSNQHSPHTSDTAEQPTSTAPSEKHETASDTKVEENRVEDNSKILLTENNVDDTINET; encoded by the exons ATGGCGACTGGGCTGAGCCTGAATTTGGAACCAG cgAAAGGGACAAACTCATATAAAGTAACGCTGGCGAACTCATCAGTTAAGCCGAAGACCAAACCAGCACCTTTGGAG ATGTCTCGAACACAGTCCTTCACATCGactgacaaagaaaagaatCCTCCCACCCCACGTTCCAAGATTGGACATCGCAGGGTAGATGAAACAGGAGAAACCACATACAAAAAG ACTCCCTCATCAGCGCTTATGGCAGCCATTCAACTTGGGATTGGATTCACT GTTGGAAGACTATCAGCTAAACCAGAGCGAGATGTGTTGATGCAAGATTTTGCAGAAGTAGAAACTGTTATATTTCCAAG tgaaGGATCAAGAGAGACCCCATCCCATCGGTTTAgtgattttaaattcaaatcatACTCTCCAGTTGCTTTTAG ATATTTTCGGGATTTGTTTTTGATGAACCCTGCTGAATTTATG ATGGCACTATGTAATGAACCGTTGGTGGAGCTTACTAATTCAGGAGCTAGTGGTTCCCTGTTTTATGTTACAAATGATGACGAATTTATTGTGAAAACTGTTCAACACAAGGAGGCAGAATTTCTTCAGAAATTGTTGCCTGGATATTATTTA AATTTAAATCAGAACAAAAGAACATTGTTGCCAAAGTTTTTTGGCTTATACTGTTATCAG tgtGGGGGAAAGAATATCAGATTAGTAATAATGAACAACCTCCTACCTCGAGGatacaaaatacattttaaatatgACCTTAAG GGCTCAACATACAAAAGAAAAGCATCAAAGGCAGAAAGAGCCAAAGAAACACCTACACTTAAAGACTTGGATTTTTTGAATGATCACCCAGAG GGCCTTTTTCTTGAACCAGAAACTTACAATGCAGTAATGAGGACAATCCAACGAGATTGTAGA GTATTACAAAGCTTCAAAATCATGGATTACAGTCTCCTTCTTGCCATTCATAAAGTAGAAGAGACTAGTACGAATGTTGTAGCGAGATATAAAAGATCGAACAGTGAACCTGCGACTGATAAACCAACAACCAGAGTAGAGACTCCATCAGGTCATCTATCTTCCCCCACTGATGATACAACCCTCATGACATCTGGCAATGGACAGTGGGAAACAAGAGCTCGTAGTCCTG AGAGCAGCAGCACATCTCTGTCACGTACTCGAAGTTTAAAAGGAAGAGAAGGCTTCAGTTCAGCTTGGGAAGCAATCACTGTAGGAAATGAAACAGAAGAGAGACC GGTTGGTGGTATTCCAGCTCGTAACGCCAAGGGAGAACGTTTGGTTCTATTTCTTGGAATCATAGATATCCTACAAAGTTACAG AATAGTAAAGAAACTAGAACACGGTTGGAAGGCTCTTCTTCATGATGGG GACACAGTGTCAGTCCACAGACCATCATTTTACTGCACAAGATTCCAAGAATTTATGTCCAACTTCGTGTTCAAGAAATCAGCAG CTAAAGCGTCTCCACGGAAGCGTACCGCGGGAGGGTCCATCCATCGTGTTCGTTCCGTGTCAGAGAACGATCGAACCAACCGAGAAAGAACGTTGACTAATGATAGTAGCACATCCGATAAGGGAAGATCAAGATCATTTACAGAAGCTGATAAACCTGTTGAGAAAACAAGTCTGAAAAAAACACCTAGTAGCGGAAATGGCGGCCAAACGGCCGACGAAAGTGCTACAGATAAAAAAGTAATCGTTGTTG ATCCTAAAGACGTCTTTCTAGAAGCAGAGGGACCGACTCACTCGGCTCAGGCCTCGACGGCCAGTCAAGAGACTGTAAGTAACCAACACAGTCCACACACCAGTGATACCGCTGAACAGCCAACATCGACAGCACCTAGTGAAAAACATGAAACAGCGAGTGATACCAAAGTGGAAGAAAATCGAGTCGAAGATAATTCAAAAATTTTACTTACCGAAAACAATGTGGACGACACAATAAATGAAACGTAG